One window of Mesorhizobium loti R88b genomic DNA carries:
- a CDS encoding 2-dehydropantoate 2-reductase, whose amino-acid sequence MAEADRTIVIAGAGSIGCYAGGCLMLAGRRVSLLARPRMEAALQGGLRITDLEGRSRLIQSDALRITSDPAAALPDADVILVTVKSGATQEMATLIKAHARRDAVVVSLQNGVDNADRLRAGLDRQSVLAGMVPFNVVQSPDGELPLRVHRASDGKVMIEDGDAGLVRLLAVEGFAVEAHADMKAVLWGKLLMNLNNALVALSGLPLATELADRRWRLILAGQIDEALRAMKASGIEPARIAGLRPALLPKVLRLPDWLFRLLARRMLAIDPQARSSMWDDLQRGRATEIGELQGAVLGIAETTGTPAPLLKRVTALVRVAEAARLGSPGLAPEQVAPPDGSRST is encoded by the coding sequence ATGGCGGAAGCGGACAGGACGATCGTGATCGCCGGTGCCGGCAGCATCGGCTGCTATGCCGGCGGCTGCCTGATGCTCGCCGGGCGCCGGGTTAGCCTGCTGGCGCGGCCGCGAATGGAAGCGGCATTGCAGGGCGGATTGCGTATCACCGATCTCGAAGGTCGCAGCCGTTTGATCCAATCCGATGCGCTCAGGATCACCAGCGATCCGGCCGCCGCCTTGCCTGACGCGGACGTGATCCTGGTGACGGTCAAGAGCGGCGCGACGCAGGAGATGGCCACGCTTATCAAGGCGCATGCCCGCCGGGACGCCGTTGTGGTCAGCCTGCAGAACGGCGTCGACAATGCCGACCGGCTGCGGGCGGGACTTGACAGACAGAGCGTGCTGGCCGGCATGGTGCCGTTCAATGTAGTGCAGTCGCCCGACGGCGAGCTGCCGCTGCGCGTCCACCGCGCCAGCGACGGCAAGGTGATGATCGAGGACGGCGACGCCGGCCTGGTCCGGCTTCTCGCCGTCGAAGGGTTCGCGGTCGAGGCCCATGCCGACATGAAGGCGGTGCTGTGGGGCAAGCTGCTGATGAATTTGAACAACGCGCTTGTGGCGCTTTCCGGCCTGCCGCTGGCAACCGAACTTGCCGATCGCCGCTGGCGGCTGATCCTGGCCGGCCAGATCGACGAGGCGCTGCGGGCCATGAAAGCCTCCGGCATCGAGCCGGCACGGATCGCCGGTTTGCGGCCGGCGCTGCTGCCGAAAGTGCTCAGGCTGCCGGACTGGCTGTTCAGGCTGTTGGCGCGGCGCATGCTGGCGATCGACCCGCAAGCGCGTTCATCGATGTGGGACGACTTGCAACGCGGCAGGGCGACGGAGATCGGCGAGCTGCAAGGGGCGGTGCTCGGCATTGCCGAAACAACGGGTACGCCGGCGCCGCTGCTGAAGCGCGTTACCGCGCTGGTGCGGGTGGCGGAAGCGGCGCGGCTTGGCTCGCCGGGTCTGGCGCCGGAACAGGTAGCGCCGCCGGATGGCTCTCGATCAACGTGA
- the fmt gene encoding methionyl-tRNA formyltransferase produces MPLRVIFMGTPEFSVATLRAIAEAGHEVAAVYSQPPRAAGRRGLEVTPSPVQREAERLGIEARTPTSLKGEAEQAAFRALRADIAVVVAYGLLLPKAVLDAPRLGCINGHASLLPRWRGAAPIQRAIMAGDLESGMMVMRMEEGLDTGPVGLLEKCAIEPDMTAGDLHDRLMSVGATLMVEALAQLDRNTLTFTVQAAEGVTYARKIDKSETRVDWTRPAAEVHNHIRGLSPFPGAWSEIEIGGRMERLKLLRSTLSEGLSLSDDLGESGGILDDRLTVACGAGAVRLVEVQRAGGKPAAASEFLRGAKIVKGMKFS; encoded by the coding sequence ATGCCCCTTCGCGTCATTTTCATGGGCACGCCGGAGTTTTCGGTGGCGACGTTGCGCGCCATTGCCGAAGCCGGACACGAGGTCGCCGCCGTCTACTCGCAGCCGCCACGCGCTGCCGGACGGCGCGGGCTTGAGGTGACGCCGTCGCCGGTACAGCGCGAGGCGGAGCGGCTGGGCATCGAGGCGCGGACGCCGACATCCCTCAAGGGCGAGGCCGAGCAGGCCGCTTTTCGTGCCTTGCGGGCCGATATCGCCGTGGTTGTCGCCTATGGTTTGCTGCTGCCGAAGGCTGTTCTCGACGCACCCCGGCTTGGCTGCATCAACGGCCATGCATCGCTCTTGCCGCGCTGGCGTGGTGCTGCCCCCATCCAGCGCGCCATCATGGCGGGCGACCTGGAAAGCGGCATGATGGTGATGCGCATGGAAGAAGGTTTGGACACCGGACCGGTGGGATTGCTTGAAAAATGCGCCATCGAACCCGATATGACAGCCGGCGATCTGCATGATCGGTTGATGAGTGTCGGTGCCACCCTGATGGTGGAAGCGCTGGCGCAGCTGGACAGGAACACCCTGACATTTACCGTGCAAGCGGCGGAAGGGGTGACTTATGCCAGAAAAATCGATAAATCCGAGACGCGCGTGGACTGGACGCGGCCCGCGGCCGAGGTCCACAACCACATTCGTGGCCTGTCGCCCTTTCCTGGCGCCTGGTCCGAGATTGAAATTGGCGGCCGCATGGAACGGCTGAAACTACTTCGCTCGACGCTGTCTGAAGGCCTGTCGCTTTCGGACGATTTGGGCGAGTCGGGAGGAATTCTCGATGACCGGCTGACGGTCGCCTGCGGAGCAGGCGCGGTCAGACTGGTCGAAGTTCAACGTGCGGGCGGAAAGCCCGCCGCCGCGTCGGAATTCCTGCGCGGAGCCAAGATCGTAAAAGGAATGAAGTTCTCATGA
- the truA gene encoding tRNA pseudouridine(38-40) synthase TruA produces MPRFRLDIEYDGSLFAGWQHQADQPSVQQAIEQAVEKFSGEAVRLRAAGRTDAGVHATAQVAHVDLAKAWPGDKVRDAINAHLQAAGAHVAILKAGVVPDDFDARFSATGRHYLYRILNRRAPAALEKGKVWWVPKRLDADAMHEAAKVLLGRHDFTTFRSTQCQANSPVRTLERLDVSRQGDLIEVKASARSFLHNQVRSMVGSVKRVGDGGWTTADLKAALEAQDRAACGQVAPPDGLFLIGVDYPG; encoded by the coding sequence ATGCCGCGTTTTCGCCTCGACATCGAATATGACGGCAGCCTTTTCGCCGGCTGGCAGCATCAGGCCGACCAGCCTTCGGTGCAGCAGGCGATCGAACAGGCGGTCGAAAAATTCAGCGGCGAGGCGGTGCGGCTGCGCGCCGCCGGCCGCACCGATGCCGGCGTGCATGCCACCGCTCAGGTGGCGCATGTCGACCTCGCCAAGGCTTGGCCTGGTGACAAGGTGCGCGATGCCATCAACGCGCATCTGCAGGCGGCCGGCGCGCATGTTGCCATCCTGAAGGCCGGCGTTGTCCCAGACGATTTCGACGCCCGCTTCTCGGCCACCGGGCGCCATTATCTCTATCGCATCCTCAACCGGCGCGCTCCCGCGGCGCTGGAAAAGGGCAAAGTGTGGTGGGTGCCGAAGCGGCTCGACGCCGACGCCATGCACGAAGCGGCGAAAGTCCTGCTGGGCCGGCACGACTTCACCACCTTCCGCTCAACCCAGTGCCAGGCCAACAGCCCGGTGCGGACGCTGGAGCGGCTCGATGTGAGCCGGCAGGGTGACCTGATCGAGGTCAAGGCTTCGGCGCGTTCGTTTCTGCACAACCAGGTCCGCTCGATGGTCGGCTCGGTGAAGCGGGTCGGCGATGGCGGCTGGACCACTGCCGATCTCAAGGCAGCACTTGAAGCGCAAGACCGCGCCGCTTGCGGCCAGGTGGCGCCGCCCGACGGGCTTTTCCTCATTGGCGTCGACTACCCGGGATAG
- a CDS encoding class I SAM-dependent methyltransferase: MLETDKLFAGSIPENYDRYMVQLIFEPFATDLAQRAASFAPSAVLEVAAGTGVVTRALAPKLSPGASYVVTDLNQPMLDYAASQQAPDSRIQWRQADAMALPFEDAAFDLVCCQFGAMFFPSRPSAYREAKRVLKPGGHFLFNVWDRIEENVFANDVTKALAGIFPNDPPRFLARTPHGYHDTALIRSDLEEAGFSSVTIETRAEQSRASSPRIPAVAYCQGTVLRTEIEARDPGKLDAATDYAAAAIAARHGSGAVAAKIQAHVIVAVA; this comes from the coding sequence ATGTTGGAAACGGACAAGTTGTTTGCCGGCTCAATCCCGGAAAATTACGACCGCTACATGGTGCAGTTGATTTTCGAGCCGTTCGCCACGGATCTTGCACAGCGAGCAGCGTCCTTTGCCCCCAGCGCCGTTTTGGAAGTGGCCGCGGGCACCGGGGTCGTCACCCGCGCACTGGCGCCAAAACTGTCCCCAGGCGCCAGTTATGTCGTGACCGACCTCAACCAGCCAATGCTCGACTATGCCGCCTCGCAACAGGCGCCCGACAGTCGCATCCAATGGCGCCAGGCCGACGCCATGGCGCTGCCATTTGAGGATGCGGCCTTCGATCTCGTTTGCTGCCAGTTCGGCGCGATGTTCTTCCCCAGCCGCCCCTCAGCCTACCGCGAGGCAAAGCGGGTCCTGAAGCCCGGCGGACATTTTTTGTTCAACGTCTGGGATCGCATCGAGGAGAATGTGTTTGCCAATGATGTGACGAAGGCCCTGGCCGGGATTTTTCCGAACGATCCGCCGCGTTTTCTGGCCCGCACGCCGCATGGCTACCACGACACGGCATTGATCCGCAGCGATCTTGAGGAGGCCGGTTTCTCCAGTGTGACGATCGAGACGAGGGCCGAACAAAGCCGCGCATCGTCTCCGCGCATCCCGGCCGTTGCCTATTGCCAGGGAACTGTTCTTCGCACCGAAATCGAGGCCAGGGATCCGGGAAAACTGGACGCTGCAACGGACTATGCCGCAGCCGCGATTGCGGCCAGGCATGGTAGCGGTGCGGTTGCCGCCAAGATTCAGGCACACGTCATCGTGGCTGTGGCCTAG
- a CDS encoding cation diffusion facilitator family transporter: protein MAGHGGSKTVIYAALAGNLAIAVTKFAAAFFTGSSAMLSEGVHSLVDTGNGGLLLYGMHRAARPADRTHPLGHGRELYFWSFIVALLVFALGAGVSFYEGIIHIMAPEPVANVKVNYIVLGLSFLFEGSSWLVALREFRQQKGKQGWLQAVQSSKDPSVYTVLFEDSAALLGLIVAFAGILAAELLEMPELDGAGSIGIALILGATAIFLARESKGLLIGEPASSEVQKKVLAIAQQDPAVQRANGVLTVHMGPQEIVAGLSIEFEDHLTAPEIEACVERLEALLKKEMPEITRLFVKPQTTGTWEQRRKLIEAASN, encoded by the coding sequence ATGGCCGGGCATGGCGGCTCGAAAACTGTCATCTACGCGGCGCTGGCCGGCAATCTCGCTATCGCGGTGACCAAATTCGCAGCCGCCTTCTTCACCGGGAGTTCGGCGATGCTGTCGGAAGGCGTGCATTCGCTGGTCGATACCGGCAATGGCGGCCTGCTGCTCTACGGCATGCACCGTGCGGCGCGCCCCGCCGACCGCACGCATCCGCTTGGCCATGGCCGCGAACTCTATTTCTGGAGCTTCATCGTTGCCTTGCTGGTCTTTGCGCTCGGCGCCGGCGTCTCGTTCTACGAAGGCATTATCCACATCATGGCGCCGGAGCCTGTCGCCAACGTCAAGGTCAACTACATTGTGCTTGGCCTGTCGTTCCTGTTCGAAGGTAGTTCATGGCTGGTAGCGCTGCGCGAGTTCCGTCAGCAGAAGGGCAAGCAGGGCTGGCTGCAGGCGGTGCAGTCGAGCAAGGATCCGAGCGTCTATACCGTGCTGTTCGAGGACAGCGCGGCCCTGCTCGGCCTGATCGTCGCCTTTGCCGGCATACTGGCGGCTGAGCTGCTGGAGATGCCGGAGCTCGACGGCGCTGGCTCGATCGGCATCGCGCTGATTCTCGGCGCGACGGCGATCTTCCTCGCTCGCGAAAGCAAGGGCTTGCTCATCGGCGAGCCGGCTTCTTCCGAGGTGCAGAAAAAGGTGCTGGCGATTGCTCAGCAGGATCCGGCGGTGCAGCGGGCGAACGGTGTGCTGACCGTCCATATGGGACCGCAGGAGATCGTTGCCGGACTGAGCATTGAATTCGAGGACCATCTGACGGCGCCGGAGATCGAGGCCTGTGTCGAACGCCTTGAGGCATTGTTGAAGAAAGAGATGCCGGAGATCACGCGGCTGTTCGTCAAGCCGCAGACGACAGGCACCTGGGAGCAGCGGCGCAAACTGATCGAAGCCGCGTCCAACTAG
- a CDS encoding DUF805 domain-containing protein yields the protein MDRTRLPDRSDLTWLFFKTSGRVNRAAYFLSGLLVSIIQAFPYYHFKLLPEGSPESETWWSIFVVVVMATLWPLVVLAVKRLHDLDKPGIVALVLFVPVVSIVAFLVLCLFPGQPGPNRYGRRTNEPAQP from the coding sequence ATGGACCGGACCCGCTTGCCTGATAGATCAGATCTCACCTGGCTTTTCTTCAAGACATCGGGCCGCGTTAACCGCGCGGCCTATTTTCTGAGTGGCTTGCTCGTATCCATCATCCAGGCCTTTCCGTACTATCACTTCAAGCTGCTGCCGGAAGGCAGCCCGGAAAGCGAGACGTGGTGGTCAATTTTTGTCGTTGTTGTCATGGCCACGCTCTGGCCGCTTGTGGTGCTTGCGGTAAAGCGACTGCACGATCTCGACAAGCCGGGCATCGTGGCGCTGGTGCTGTTCGTGCCCGTGGTCTCGATCGTTGCCTTCCTTGTATTGTGCCTGTTTCCAGGGCAGCCTGGACCCAATCGTTATGGCCGGCGCACCAACGAGCCGGCACAACCCTAG
- a CDS encoding GFA family protein, which produces MKIDGGCHCGAITYEAEVDPEKTSICHCTDCQQLTGTAFRVTVPAPENHYRITRGAPKIYIKTVASGAKRVQAFCADCGSHLYATSVGDGPKIYGIRVGTARQRQDLTPRQQKWHRSALHWLPEFEGMATVEEQ; this is translated from the coding sequence ATGAAGATCGATGGCGGGTGCCATTGTGGCGCCATCACCTATGAAGCGGAGGTCGATCCGGAAAAGACCTCGATCTGCCATTGCACGGACTGCCAGCAACTGACCGGCACGGCCTTTCGCGTCACCGTTCCCGCGCCCGAGAACCACTACAGGATCACCCGGGGGGCGCCGAAGATCTATATCAAAACCGTAGCGAGCGGCGCCAAGCGCGTTCAGGCCTTCTGTGCCGACTGCGGTTCACATCTTTACGCAACGTCGGTCGGCGATGGCCCAAAAATCTATGGGATCAGGGTAGGCACCGCGCGGCAACGCCAGGATTTGACCCCAAGACAACAGAAGTGGCACAGATCGGCTCTGCACTGGCTTCCGGAATTCGAAGGCATGGCGACCGTCGAAGAACAGTAG
- a CDS encoding DUF805 domain-containing protein yields the protein MDWKYLLTSFDGRINRAKFWAGIGVFVVIGIVGFILDSILGTRITTGSGAQIGIIGIVLALASIYFAIALYAKRWHDRNKSGWWTLIGLVPIIGGIWLLVELGILQGTSGANQYGPDPLA from the coding sequence ATGGACTGGAAATATCTCCTGACGAGTTTCGATGGCCGCATCAACCGTGCTAAATTCTGGGCCGGCATCGGCGTATTCGTCGTTATAGGCATTGTCGGCTTCATTCTCGACTCGATCCTCGGCACGCGTATCACCACCGGCAGTGGTGCCCAGATCGGTATCATCGGCATCGTCTTGGCGCTGGCATCGATCTATTTCGCGATTGCGCTCTATGCCAAACGCTGGCACGACCGCAACAAGTCGGGCTGGTGGACGCTGATCGGCCTGGTACCCATCATTGGCGGCATCTGGCTGCTGGTCGAGCTCGGCATTCTCCAAGGCACCAGCGGTGCCAATCAATATGGACCGGACCCGCTTGCCTGA
- a CDS encoding transglutaminase-like domain-containing protein has product MRIHIGCEMSFDFPQETPLIAMLNVHYSRASDLERPDFLTSNPPVPIESYRDSFGNWCNRFVAPPGRFTFGTDAVIRAPGTFEMGDLMAWQHEVRDLPAETLLFLLPSRFCESDLLASEAWRLFGHTPLGIPRVQAVCDFVHNHIVFSYGNARPTRTAAEAYREQSGVCRDFAHLAVTFCRALNIPTRYCTGYISDIGMPKPWSAMDFAAWMEVYLGGRWHVFDPRNNSPRIGRILIASGRDAADVPLTHIFGPGTLAGFKVWTDEIVE; this is encoded by the coding sequence ATGCGGATCCACATTGGCTGCGAGATGAGCTTCGACTTTCCGCAGGAAACGCCGCTCATCGCGATGCTCAATGTCCACTATTCCCGCGCCTCTGACCTTGAGCGCCCGGATTTTTTGACCTCCAACCCGCCGGTGCCGATCGAAAGCTACCGCGACAGTTTCGGCAATTGGTGCAACCGCTTCGTTGCGCCGCCCGGCCGGTTCACCTTCGGCACCGATGCGGTGATCCGCGCGCCCGGCACATTCGAGATGGGCGACCTGATGGCCTGGCAGCATGAGGTGCGCGACCTGCCTGCGGAGACCTTGCTGTTCCTGCTGCCCAGCCGGTTTTGCGAAAGCGACCTTCTGGCCAGCGAGGCGTGGCGGCTGTTCGGCCATACACCGCTCGGCATTCCGCGCGTGCAGGCGGTTTGCGATTTCGTCCACAACCATATCGTCTTCAGCTATGGCAATGCGCGGCCGACGCGCACCGCCGCGGAAGCCTACCGCGAGCAGAGCGGCGTGTGCCGCGACTTCGCGCATCTCGCCGTCACCTTCTGCCGGGCGCTCAACATCCCGACGCGCTACTGCACCGGCTATATCAGCGATATCGGCATGCCGAAGCCGTGGTCGGCCATGGATTTCGCCGCCTGGATGGAGGTCTATCTCGGCGGCCGCTGGCATGTCTTCGACCCGCGCAACAACTCGCCGCGCATCGGTCGTATCCTGATCGCCTCCGGGCGCGACGCGGCGGATGTGCCGCTGACCCATATTTTCGGACCGGGCACGCTTGCCGGCTTCAAGGTATGGACCGACGAGATCGTCGAATAG
- the def gene encoding peptide deformylase: MPIKPLIILPDPILRQLSKPVERVDAPLRALADDMLATMYDAPGIGLAAIQIGEPLRMLVIDLAKEDEPPAPHVFINPEVLSSADARSVYEEGCLSIPDYYAEVERPASVRVKYLDRDGKLQEIEAEGLMATCLQHEIDHLNGVLFIDHISKLKRDMVVKKFKKLAKDKAPGKLVG; the protein is encoded by the coding sequence ATGCCGATCAAGCCGCTCATCATCCTGCCCGACCCCATCCTGCGCCAGCTTTCCAAGCCGGTGGAGCGCGTCGATGCGCCGTTGCGCGCATTAGCCGACGACATGCTGGCGACCATGTATGACGCACCGGGCATCGGGCTGGCGGCAATCCAGATCGGCGAGCCGCTGCGCATGCTGGTGATCGACCTCGCCAAGGAAGATGAACCACCCGCGCCGCATGTCTTCATCAACCCGGAAGTCCTCAGCAGCGCCGACGCGCGTTCCGTCTATGAGGAAGGCTGCCTGTCGATCCCGGACTATTATGCCGAGGTCGAACGTCCGGCCTCCGTTCGGGTAAAATACCTCGATCGTGACGGCAAGCTTCAGGAAATTGAGGCCGAAGGCCTGATGGCGACCTGCCTGCAGCATGAGATCGACCATCTCAACGGCGTGCTGTTCATCGACCACATCTCGAAGCTGAAGCGCGACATGGTGGTGAAAAAATTCAAGAAGCTCGCCAAGGACAAGGCGCCGGGCAAGCTGGTGGGATAG
- the dapE gene encoding succinyl-diaminopimelate desuccinylase yields MTLPTDPAANLATLIRCASVTPAEGGALSALETMLKPLGFLVDRPVFSEDGTPDIENLYARRSGNGPHLMFAGHTDVVPVGDEAAWTHPPFAAEIANGEMYGRGAVDMKGGIACFIAAVARHVENNGGPKGSVSLLITGDEEGPAINGTVKLLEWAASRGEKWDASIVGEPTNPDALGDMIKIGRRGSMSGSITVNGRQGHVAYPLLADNPVRGLMSLVDALLHPVFDKGTKDFQPTNLEVTSIDVGNPATNVIPAKATATFNIRFNDTWTAETVQAEIHNRLDQAAKRKKYRPGKKTPIDYDLVWRDRPSHVFLTRDDKLVDTLAGSIKAAVGKEPTLSTSGGTSDARFIKDYCPVVEFGLVGKTMHMVDERVAIADLETLTRIYQRFIEDWFGQG; encoded by the coding sequence ATGACGCTGCCGACCGATCCCGCCGCAAACCTTGCCACCCTTATCCGTTGCGCCTCGGTGACTCCCGCCGAAGGCGGTGCGCTGAGCGCGCTGGAAACGATGCTGAAACCGCTCGGCTTCCTGGTCGACCGGCCGGTGTTTTCGGAAGATGGCACGCCCGACATCGAGAACCTCTATGCAAGGCGGTCCGGCAACGGCCCGCATCTTATGTTCGCCGGCCATACCGACGTGGTGCCGGTCGGCGACGAAGCCGCCTGGACGCATCCGCCTTTCGCTGCCGAGATCGCCAATGGCGAGATGTATGGCCGTGGCGCCGTCGACATGAAGGGCGGCATTGCCTGTTTCATCGCCGCCGTGGCGCGCCATGTCGAGAACAATGGCGGCCCCAAGGGCTCGGTCTCGCTGCTGATCACCGGTGACGAGGAAGGCCCTGCCATCAACGGCACCGTCAAGCTGCTCGAATGGGCCGCGTCCAGGGGCGAGAAATGGGACGCCTCGATCGTCGGCGAGCCGACCAATCCGGACGCGCTCGGCGACATGATCAAGATTGGCCGTCGCGGCTCGATGTCTGGTTCAATCACCGTCAATGGCCGTCAGGGCCATGTCGCCTATCCCTTGCTTGCCGACAATCCGGTGCGCGGGCTGATGAGCCTGGTCGACGCCCTGCTGCATCCCGTCTTCGACAAGGGCACGAAGGATTTCCAGCCGACCAATCTGGAGGTGACCTCCATCGATGTCGGCAATCCGGCCACCAACGTCATTCCGGCCAAGGCGACCGCGACCTTCAACATCCGCTTCAACGATACCTGGACCGCCGAGACCGTCCAGGCCGAAATCCACAACCGGCTTGACCAGGCAGCCAAGCGCAAGAAGTACAGGCCGGGCAAGAAGACGCCGATCGACTATGACCTCGTCTGGCGCGACCGGCCAAGCCACGTCTTCCTGACCCGCGACGACAAGCTTGTCGACACGCTTGCCGGTTCGATCAAGGCGGCGGTCGGCAAGGAGCCGACATTGTCGACCTCCGGCGGCACGTCGGATGCGCGTTTCATCAAGGATTATTGCCCGGTGGTCGAGTTCGGCCTGGTTGGCAAGACCATGCATATGGTCGACGAGCGCGTCGCCATTGCCGATCTCGAAACGCTGACGCGGATCTACCAGCGCTTCATCGAAGACTGGTTCGGACAGGGCTGA
- a CDS encoding GNAT family N-acetyltransferase, which translates to MSMMSIRAATPRDREAIRLVEEHAFGQQAEAGLVDALVTGGDAIAELVAEEDGQVVGHILFSRLFVQNGGKSFAAVALAPLAVEPSFHGSGIGGALIREAHIRLRDAGETLAVVLGDPAYYGRFGYSHARAEKFESEYQGEALQALTWGDAPEAGKLVYASAFTALAA; encoded by the coding sequence ATGAGCATGATGTCGATACGCGCGGCAACGCCGCGGGATCGCGAGGCCATTCGCCTCGTCGAGGAACACGCCTTCGGCCAGCAGGCGGAGGCCGGGCTGGTCGATGCGCTGGTGACCGGCGGCGACGCGATTGCCGAGCTGGTGGCGGAAGAAGACGGCCAGGTCGTCGGCCATATCCTGTTTTCGCGGCTGTTCGTCCAGAATGGCGGCAAGAGCTTTGCGGCCGTGGCGCTGGCGCCGCTGGCGGTGGAACCCTCGTTCCATGGCAGCGGCATTGGCGGCGCGCTGATCCGTGAGGCGCATATTCGCCTCAGGGATGCCGGCGAGACGCTGGCCGTGGTGCTGGGCGACCCGGCCTATTATGGCCGTTTCGGCTACAGCCATGCACGGGCCGAAAAGTTCGAGAGCGAATACCAGGGCGAGGCGCTGCAGGCACTGACCTGGGGCGATGCTCCCGAGGCCGGAAAGCTGGTCTACGCATCTGCCTTCACCGCTCTCGCCGCCTAG
- a CDS encoding DNA recombination protein RmuC encodes MNDLSTILSEPVARLGATTITLGHALAFGALLFLGLFVALVIALWRSAKARAVAAAEAADHARDAEARMAGILQSQAEMQGRMGAIAEVFGARQAELTQSIGQRLDAMTGRLGQTMTEQTKSTHESLAKLQERLAIIDVAQGNIQSLAGQVVQLQAILSNKQTRGAFGQSRMEAIVADGLPMGAYEFQATLSNGSRPDCLVKMPNGAPSLAIDAKFPLEAWNAIRAADGADLQKVASQAFRRDIEIHVRDISEKYLIQGETQDTAFMFVPSESVFAEIHENFEAIVHKAHRARIVIVSPSLLMLSIQVIQAILKDARMREQAHLIQGEVIRLMEDVQRVDERVRKLQVHFGQSAKDIDDILVSTSKVTKRGQKIEALEFGVQAEGEASPDAASRAPAAKVDTAGARVADSKTGQLRLRVVEGDD; translated from the coding sequence ATGAATGATCTGAGCACCATCCTTTCGGAGCCTGTGGCACGGCTTGGCGCCACCACGATCACGCTCGGCCATGCCCTGGCCTTCGGTGCATTGTTGTTTCTCGGCCTGTTCGTGGCGCTGGTCATCGCGCTGTGGCGGTCGGCCAAGGCGCGTGCGGTTGCTGCCGCGGAGGCAGCCGACCATGCCCGCGATGCCGAAGCGCGGATGGCCGGCATATTGCAAAGCCAGGCCGAGATGCAGGGTCGCATGGGCGCCATCGCCGAAGTGTTCGGCGCGCGCCAGGCGGAGCTGACGCAGTCGATCGGCCAGCGGCTCGACGCCATGACCGGCCGGCTCGGCCAGACCATGACCGAGCAGACCAAATCCACGCATGAGAGCCTGGCCAAACTGCAGGAGCGGCTGGCGATCATTGATGTCGCGCAAGGCAACATCCAGTCGCTCGCCGGCCAGGTCGTGCAGTTGCAGGCTATCCTCTCCAACAAACAAACGCGTGGCGCCTTCGGCCAGTCGCGCATGGAGGCGATCGTCGCCGACGGCCTGCCGATGGGCGCATACGAATTCCAGGCGACGCTGTCGAACGGCAGCCGGCCCGACTGCCTGGTGAAGATGCCGAACGGCGCGCCGTCGCTGGCCATCGATGCGAAGTTTCCGCTGGAGGCCTGGAACGCCATCCGTGCCGCCGATGGCGCCGACCTGCAGAAAGTCGCCTCGCAAGCATTCCGCCGCGACATCGAAATCCATGTCCGCGATATCTCCGAGAAATACCTGATCCAGGGCGAGACGCAGGACACCGCCTTCATGTTCGTGCCGTCGGAATCGGTGTTCGCCGAGATCCACGAGAATTTCGAGGCGATCGTTCACAAGGCGCATCGCGCCCGAATCGTCATCGTCTCGCCGTCGCTGCTGATGCTGTCGATCCAGGTCATCCAGGCGATCCTCAAGGATGCCCGCATGCGCGAACAGGCGCATCTGATCCAGGGCGAGGTGATCCGGCTGATGGAGGATGTGCAACGTGTCGATGAGCGCGTGCGCAAGCTGCAGGTCCATTTCGGCCAGTCGGCCAAGGACATCGACGATATCCTCGTCTCGACATCGAAAGTAACCAAGCGCGGCCAGAAGATCGAGGCGCTGGAGTTCGGCGTGCAGGCCGAGGGTGAAGCCAGCCCCGACGCTGCATCACGGGCTCCCGCGGCGAAGGTCGACACAGCCGGCGCCCGCGTGGCCGATTCGAAGACCGGGCAGCTCAGGCTGAGGGTCGTCGAAGGCGACGACTGA